Proteins from a genomic interval of Clostridium sp. 'deep sea':
- the rpoC gene encoding DNA-directed RNA polymerase subunit beta', with protein sequence MIDHNKFDAMLIGLASPEKIRSWSKGEVKKPETINYRTLKPERDGLFCERIFGPQKDWECHCGKYKRIRYKGVVCDRCGVEVTRSRVRRERMGHIELAAPVSHIWYFKGVPSRIGYVLGMSPRLLEKVLYFASYVVLDAGDTALTKKQVLTEVEYREARDKYGQAFTVGMGAEAIKVLLSEVELGKEATALRQEIADTSGQRKKRAMRRLEIIDAFSKSGNNPEWMILDVIPVIPPDLRPMVQLDGGRFATCDLNDLYRRVINRNNRLKRLLDLGAPDIIVRNEKRMLQEAVDALIDNGRRGRPVTGPGNRALKSLSDMLKGKQGRFRQNLLGKRVDYSGRSVIVVGPELKLYQCGLPKEMALELFKPFVMKELVENGSATNIKSAKKKVERMHDEVWDVLEYVIKDHPVLLNRAPTLHRLGIQAFEPKLVEGKAIQVHPLVCSGYNADFDGDQMAVHVPLSAEAQAECRILLLSAHNLLNPKDGSPESVPAKDMVLGIYFMTMLRPGDLGEGKIFSSYEEALMAYQTNNIGLQAGIKVYLKANGKRQLVDTTIGRLILNEFIPQDLGFVDRSIPSNECLPEINFKVAKKQLGKIVDQCYRCHGNTITAGVLDDLKRLGFQNSTLSGISIGVNDIIIPKEKHEIIEKADIEVERIKRAFRRGLLSEEERYKRIIEIWHGVKADVTKALQSAIPEFNTLGIMHVSGARGNISQLTQMGGMRGLMADPSGREIELPIKANFREGLDVLEYFTSTHGTRKGLADTALRTADSGYLTRRLVDVSQDVIVRDIDCNTTSGTYTEDIYSDSTVIVPISERIQGRTAAEDICYPVYVDPITGELNDNEKIIVDENEMVSYADAELIQTFGIIKAPISGKIKVKADRLEIKGDGGTEIRYISPDHEVLVKNNDEVSAGDKLTSRLIHGVYIRTVLNCRSKQGVCAKCYGRDMATGNHVTVGEAIGTVAAQSIGEPGTQLTMRTFHTGGVAGNDITQGLPRVEELFEARNPKGQAIITEVDGRIHIEEEREHRLISVITEEGEAQSYKVPYSMRLKVKENVEVEAGQPLTEGSINPHELLDISGLRAVQLYLLSEVQKVYRMQGVDINDKHIEVIVRQMLRKVKVEEACDSRLLPGSLVDIFAFEDANEEALMKGGLPATARPVLLGITKASLATDSFLSAASFQETTRVLTDAAIKGKRDPLLGLKENVIIGKLIPAGTGLAKYRDLVVSNIEEDILEVEDDAIAVSLEEN encoded by the coding sequence TTGATAGACCACAACAAATTTGATGCAATGTTAATAGGATTAGCTTCTCCAGAGAAGATTCGATCTTGGTCAAAAGGTGAAGTAAAGAAGCCTGAAACAATAAATTACCGAACCCTTAAGCCGGAACGTGATGGTTTGTTTTGTGAGCGTATATTTGGACCACAAAAAGACTGGGAATGTCATTGTGGAAAATATAAGAGAATTAGATATAAAGGTGTAGTATGTGATCGCTGTGGCGTTGAAGTTACAAGATCACGAGTGCGCCGTGAACGAATGGGACATATTGAGTTAGCAGCTCCAGTATCGCATATTTGGTACTTTAAAGGGGTTCCTAGTCGTATAGGATATGTATTAGGTATGTCTCCACGTTTGCTCGAAAAAGTGCTGTATTTTGCTTCATATGTTGTACTAGATGCTGGTGATACAGCGTTGACAAAAAAACAAGTATTAACCGAAGTAGAATATCGCGAAGCCAGAGATAAATATGGTCAAGCATTTACTGTTGGCATGGGTGCAGAGGCTATTAAAGTATTATTGAGTGAAGTGGAGCTAGGCAAAGAAGCTACCGCTTTGAGACAAGAAATAGCCGATACCTCAGGCCAAAGAAAAAAACGAGCCATGAGAAGACTGGAGATTATCGATGCCTTCTCAAAATCTGGCAATAATCCTGAGTGGATGATATTAGATGTAATTCCTGTTATACCGCCTGACTTAAGACCAATGGTTCAATTAGATGGTGGTAGATTCGCTACATGCGATTTAAACGATTTATATAGAAGAGTAATTAACCGAAACAACCGTTTAAAGAGATTATTAGATTTAGGTGCTCCAGACATAATTGTACGTAACGAAAAACGTATGTTACAAGAGGCTGTAGATGCTTTAATCGATAACGGTCGTCGAGGAAGACCTGTTACAGGTCCCGGAAACCGTGCTCTAAAGTCTTTAAGTGATATGCTTAAAGGTAAACAGGGTCGTTTCCGTCAAAACCTACTTGGTAAGCGTGTTGACTACTCTGGTCGTTCAGTTATTGTAGTTGGTCCTGAGCTAAAGTTGTATCAGTGCGGGCTACCTAAAGAAATGGCTCTTGAGCTATTTAAGCCTTTTGTAATGAAAGAGCTTGTTGAAAATGGCAGTGCCACAAATATTAAATCAGCTAAAAAGAAAGTAGAGCGGATGCATGATGAGGTATGGGATGTATTGGAGTATGTTATTAAAGATCACCCTGTGCTGTTAAACCGTGCACCTACTTTACACAGATTAGGTATCCAGGCCTTTGAGCCAAAGTTGGTTGAAGGAAAAGCCATACAAGTACATCCACTAGTGTGTTCTGGTTATAATGCTGACTTTGATGGTGACCAAATGGCTGTACATGTACCATTATCTGCTGAAGCACAAGCTGAGTGTAGAATACTTCTATTATCAGCCCATAACTTATTAAACCCTAAGGATGGTAGCCCTGAGTCCGTACCAGCCAAAGACATGGTATTGGGTATCTACTTTATGACTATGTTAAGACCTGGTGATTTAGGCGAGGGTAAAATCTTTAGTTCATATGAAGAAGCCTTAATGGCTTACCAAACAAATAATATTGGTTTACAGGCTGGTATTAAAGTTTATTTAAAAGCAAACGGAAAACGTCAGTTAGTGGATACAACTATTGGGCGCTTAATTCTTAATGAGTTTATTCCTCAGGATTTAGGATTTGTAGACCGTAGTATTCCGAGTAATGAATGTTTACCAGAAATAAACTTTAAGGTTGCCAAAAAGCAACTAGGTAAAATAGTAGACCAGTGTTACAGATGTCATGGTAATACTATTACAGCTGGTGTTCTTGATGATTTAAAACGTTTAGGTTTTCAGAACTCAACGTTATCTGGGATTTCAATTGGTGTTAATGATATTATTATACCTAAAGAAAAACACGAGATTATTGAGAAAGCCGATATTGAAGTAGAAAGAATTAAACGTGCTTTTAGACGTGGTCTTTTAAGTGAAGAAGAACGTTATAAGCGTATTATAGAAATATGGCATGGTGTAAAAGCTGATGTTACTAAGGCTTTACAGAGCGCTATACCTGAGTTTAATACTTTAGGTATTATGCATGTCTCAGGTGCGAGGGGTAACATATCTCAGTTAACTCAGATGGGCGGAATGCGTGGGCTAATGGCAGACCCATCCGGCCGAGAAATTGAGTTGCCAATAAAAGCCAACTTCCGAGAGGGACTAGATGTATTAGAGTATTTCACATCAACCCACGGAACACGTAAAGGTCTTGCAGATACAGCTTTACGAACAGCTGACTCAGGTTATTTAACCAGACGTTTAGTAGATGTGTCTCAAGATGTAATTGTAAGAGATATAGACTGTAATACAACTAGTGGAACTTATACTGAGGATATATACAGTGACTCTACCGTAATTGTTCCTATAAGTGAGCGTATTCAAGGTAGAACAGCTGCTGAAGATATTTGTTATCCAGTTTATGTTGATCCTATTACAGGAGAGCTTAACGATAATGAAAAGATTATTGTTGATGAGAATGAAATGGTTAGCTACGCAGATGCAGAGTTAATTCAAACATTTGGTATCATCAAAGCTCCTATATCAGGAAAAATTAAAGTTAAAGCAGATAGATTAGAAATTAAAGGTGACGGTGGTACTGAAATAAGATATATTTCACCAGATCACGAAGTTTTAGTAAAAAATAACGATGAAGTATCTGCTGGAGATAAATTAACAAGTCGCTTGATTCATGGCGTATATATTAGAACTGTACTAAACTGCCGTAGTAAGCAGGGTGTGTGTGCTAAGTGTTATGGTCGTGATATGGCTACAGGTAACCATGTAACAGTTGGTGAGGCTATTGGTACTGTGGCTGCTCAATCAATTGGTGAGCCTGGTACTCAGTTAACAATGCGTACATTCCATACTGGTGGTGTAGCTGGTAATGATATTACCCAAGGTTTGCCACGTGTAGAAGAATTATTTGAAGCCCGTAATCCAAAGGGTCAAGCAATAATAACTGAAGTTGATGGTAGAATTCATATAGAAGAAGAACGTGAGCATCGTTTAATTTCTGTAATAACAGAAGAGGGTGAGGCTCAAAGTTATAAAGTTCCATATAGTATGCGCTTAAAAGTTAAAGAAAATGTAGAGGTCGAAGCAGGTCAGCCATTAACAGAGGGTTCAATTAATCCACATGAATTATTAGATATTAGTGGTTTAAGAGCTGTTCAGCTTTATCTATTAAGTGAGGTGCAAAAAGTATATAGAATGCAGGGTGTAGACATTAATGATAAACATATTGAGGTTATTGTACGTCAAATGTTACGTAAAGTTAAAGTCGAAGAGGCCTGTGATTCAAGATTGCTTCCTGGTAGTTTAGTAGATATCTTTGCTTTTGAGGATGCAAATGAAGAGGCTTTAATGAAAGGTGGCTTGCCAGCAACCGCAAGACCTGTGTTGCTAGGTATTACTAAAGCATCATTAGCTACCGATTCATTCTTATCAGCTGCTTCATTCCAAGAAACAACAAGAGTTCTTACAGACGCAGCTATAAAAGGTAAACGTGATCCATTATTAGGTCTAAAAGAAAACGTAATAATCGGTAAGCTAATACCAGCCGGAACAGGCTTAGCTAAGTACCGCGATTTAGTAGTAAGTAATATCGAAGAAGATATACTAGAAGTTGAAGATGATGCTATAGCAGTATCTCTTGAAGAAAACTAA
- the rpsL gene encoding 30S ribosomal protein S12 has product MPTINQLVRKGRHTSKKKSASRKLGGSPQRRGMCVQVRTMNPKKPNSAIRKIARVRLTNGEEVTAYIPGIGHNLQEHSVVLVRGGRVKDLPGVRFHIVRGTLDTAGVEGRKQSRSKYGARRPK; this is encoded by the coding sequence ATGCCGACCATTAATCAATTAGTACGTAAAGGACGTCATACTTCAAAGAAGAAGTCTGCTTCTCGTAAGTTAGGTGGTTCTCCACAACGTAGGGGAATGTGTGTTCAGGTCCGTACTATGAATCCAAAAAAACCAAACTCAGCGATTCGTAAAATTGCTAGGGTAAGGTTAACTAATGGTGAAGAGGTTACAGCTTACATCCCTGGAATTGGTCACAATTTACAGGAGCACTCAGTAGTTTTAGTGCGTGGTGGTCGTGTTAAAGATTTACCTGGTGTACGTTTTCACATCGTAAGAGGTACTCTTGACACAGCTGGTGTTGAAGGACGTAAGCAAAGCCGTTCTAAATACGGTGCTAGACGCCCTAAGTAA
- the rpsJ gene encoding 30S ribosomal protein S10, which produces MPKQVIRIRLKAFDHTVLDASATKIVDTATRTGASVSGPVPLPTERHLFTILRSTFKSKDSREQFEMRTHKRLIDIIEPTPQTVDALMRLDLPAGVDIEIKL; this is translated from the coding sequence ATGCCTAAACAAGTTATTCGTATTCGTTTAAAAGCATTTGATCACACAGTGTTAGATGCATCTGCAACTAAAATTGTTGATACTGCAACAAGAACTGGTGCTTCGGTTTCTGGTCCAGTACCACTACCGACAGAGAGACACCTATTTACAATCTTAAGATCAACATTTAAGAGTAAAGACAGTCGTGAGCAGTTTGAAATGCGCACACACAAGAGACTAATAGATATTATCGAGCCTACACCACAAACAGTTGACGCTTTAATGCGCCTTGACTTACCAGCTGGTGTAGACATTGAGATAAAATTGTAA
- the fusA gene encoding elongation factor G, producing MSASNALNNVRNIGIMAHIDAGKTTTTERILFYTGRVHRLGEVHEGSATMDWMVQEQERGITITSAATTCHWKGKTVNIIDTPGHVDFTVEVERSLRVLDGSVAVFCAKGGVEPQSETVWRQATRYNVPIIAYVNKMDTLGADFYNVVEMMRDRLSANAVPLQMPIGAEDSFSGIIDLVANKMISYKDDLGKEIEVISIPEEYKDEAEIRRIEMIEAVAEFDDELMMTYLEGEEVSEEVLKDIIRKVTLASKIVPVFCGSSYKNKGVQLILDAIVDYLPSPLEVIPVTGTSPDSGEEVVRKADNDEPFAALAFKIMADNYVGKLAFCRVYSGVLESGSYVYNSTKGKRERVGRILRMHANRREEISKVTAGDIIAIVGLKNTATGDTLCVEDNPVILESMEFPEPVIEQAIEPKTRNDEDKLTAALVRLSEEDPTFKAYTNHDTGQTIISGMGELHLEIIADRLLREFGVKASIGKPQVAYRETIMKPARAEAKFARQSGGRGQYGHVVIDVEPIEGYVGYEFESKIVGGAIPREYWAAVDQGIQDAMVNGSIAGYPVSGVKVTLIDGSYHEVDSSEIAFKVAGSMAIKDALHKAHSQLLEPIMKVEVVVPEEYLGDVIGDINSRRGRIEGMDERSGARVVNAMVPLACMFGYATDMRSRTQGRGSYSMEFAQYDPVPTQVAEKIIKHI from the coding sequence ATGTCTGCAAGTAATGCACTAAATAATGTTCGAAATATTGGAATTATGGCTCACATTGATGCTGGCAAAACTACTACAACTGAACGTATTTTGTTTTATACTGGACGCGTTCATAGATTAGGGGAAGTGCATGAAGGTTCTGCTACTATGGACTGGATGGTTCAAGAGCAGGAAAGAGGAATTACCATAACTTCTGCTGCAACTACTTGTCATTGGAAAGGGAAAACAGTAAATATTATTGATACACCCGGACACGTGGATTTTACTGTAGAGGTAGAACGTTCGTTGCGCGTACTAGATGGCTCCGTAGCTGTTTTTTGTGCTAAAGGCGGAGTAGAGCCTCAATCAGAGACGGTATGGCGACAGGCAACTAGATATAATGTTCCAATAATAGCTTATGTAAATAAGATGGATACACTAGGAGCCGATTTCTACAATGTAGTAGAAATGATGCGAGACCGACTAAGCGCTAATGCAGTGCCTTTACAGATGCCAATAGGTGCTGAGGACAGTTTCTCTGGTATTATTGATTTGGTAGCTAACAAGATGATTTCTTATAAAGATGATCTTGGTAAAGAAATTGAAGTAATCAGCATACCTGAAGAATACAAAGATGAAGCAGAAATAAGAAGAATCGAGATGATCGAAGCTGTAGCTGAGTTCGATGATGAGCTAATGATGACTTATCTCGAGGGTGAAGAAGTTTCTGAAGAAGTTCTTAAAGATATAATTCGCAAGGTGACTTTAGCTAGCAAGATCGTACCAGTTTTTTGCGGTTCATCTTATAAAAACAAAGGTGTACAGTTAATCCTAGACGCTATTGTAGATTATTTACCTTCTCCGCTGGAAGTAATACCTGTAACTGGTACATCTCCAGATAGTGGTGAAGAGGTTGTTCGCAAAGCAGATAATGATGAACCTTTTGCAGCATTGGCGTTTAAAATAATGGCTGACAACTATGTAGGTAAACTAGCCTTTTGTCGAGTTTACTCAGGTGTGTTGGAGTCAGGTTCTTATGTCTATAACTCTACCAAAGGAAAGCGTGAGCGTGTAGGAAGAATTTTAAGAATGCATGCTAATCGCCGTGAAGAGATAAGTAAGGTAACAGCTGGAGACATAATTGCTATAGTAGGACTTAAAAATACAGCAACGGGTGATACCCTTTGTGTGGAAGATAATCCAGTTATTTTAGAGTCAATGGAGTTTCCTGAGCCTGTAATTGAGCAGGCAATTGAGCCTAAAACACGAAATGATGAAGACAAGTTGACAGCAGCACTTGTTAGGTTATCTGAAGAAGATCCAACATTTAAGGCCTATACAAACCATGATACAGGCCAAACAATTATCTCGGGTATGGGTGAGTTGCACTTAGAAATTATTGCAGATCGTTTATTAAGAGAGTTTGGTGTAAAGGCTAGTATTGGTAAACCACAGGTAGCTTATAGAGAGACTATTATGAAGCCAGCAAGGGCTGAAGCAAAGTTTGCTCGTCAAAGTGGTGGTCGTGGTCAATATGGTCATGTAGTTATTGATGTTGAGCCAATTGAAGGTTATGTTGGTTATGAATTTGAGTCTAAAATTGTAGGTGGAGCAATACCACGAGAATACTGGGCAGCAGTTGATCAAGGTATTCAAGACGCAATGGTTAACGGAAGTATAGCAGGATATCCAGTAAGCGGAGTAAAGGTAACATTAATAGATGGTAGCTATCATGAGGTGGATTCATCTGAGATTGCCTTTAAAGTTGCTGGTTCTATGGCTATTAAAGATGCATTGCATAAAGCTCACTCACAGTTGCTTGAGCCAATTATGAAAGTTGAAGTAGTGGTTCCTGAAGAGTATCTAGGTGACGTCATTGGAGATATTAACTCTAGACGTGGTCGAATTGAAGGAATGGACGAACGCTCAGGCGCAAGAGTAGTGAATGCAATGGTGCCTTTAGCATGTATGTTTGGTTATGCCACAGACATGCGATCACGCACACAAGGACGCGGATCTTATAGTATGGAGTTTGCTCAGTATGATCCAGTGCCAACCCAAGTAGCTGAAAAAATTATCAAACATATTTGA
- the rpsG gene encoding 30S ribosomal protein S7, translated as MPRKGPVPKRDVLPDPIYKSKLVTRFINKLMLDGKRGVAQRIFYGAMEIVEQKSGKPALEVFETAIKNVSPILEVKSRRVGGATYQVPTEVSSRRQLMLSIRWLVSYARSRGERTMVERLSGEILDASNNQGGAIKKREDTHRMAEANRAFAHYRW; from the coding sequence ATGCCCCGTAAAGGTCCCGTTCCAAAACGCGATGTATTACCAGATCCAATTTATAAGAGCAAATTGGTGACACGTTTTATAAATAAATTAATGCTTGATGGTAAACGTGGTGTTGCTCAACGCATTTTTTATGGTGCTATGGAAATAGTAGAGCAAAAAAGCGGAAAACCTGCTTTAGAAGTATTTGAGACAGCAATCAAGAACGTTTCTCCAATTCTAGAGGTAAAATCTCGTCGTGTTGGTGGTGCTACTTATCAGGTACCAACAGAAGTTAGTTCTCGCCGTCAGTTAATGCTTTCTATTCGTTGGTTAGTATCGTACGCCCGGTCGCGTGGTGAAAGAACCATGGTCGAGCGTTTGTCAGGTGAAATCTTAGATGCCTCTAATAACCAAGGTGGCGCTATTAAGAAGAGAGAAGATACTCACCGTATGGCAGAAGCAAATAGAGCTTTCGCACACTACCGTTGGTAG
- the rplC gene encoding 50S ribosomal protein L3 — protein MKKAILGKKIGMTQVFTEDGSLVPVTVIQAGPCVVTQVKTVENDGYDAIQVGFIDMPERKTNKPLKGHFAKAGVKPKRHLTEFRLDDIKGYEVGSEVKADIFSSGDFIDVTATSKGKGYQGPIKRHGFSRGPMSHGSKYHRGVGSLGASAGISHVMKGKKMAGRMGGERITTQNLTIVRVDIDKNLILVKGAVPGPRGAKVCIRNAVKSLV, from the coding sequence ATGAAAAAAGCTATTCTTGGAAAAAAGATAGGCATGACCCAAGTGTTTACTGAAGATGGCAGCTTAGTTCCAGTAACAGTTATTCAGGCTGGTCCATGTGTTGTCACTCAAGTGAAAACAGTTGAGAATGATGGCTATGACGCCATTCAAGTAGGTTTCATTGATATGCCAGAACGCAAAACTAACAAACCATTAAAAGGTCATTTTGCAAAAGCTGGAGTTAAGCCTAAGCGTCATCTGACAGAATTTCGATTGGATGATATCAAAGGTTACGAAGTTGGTAGCGAAGTGAAAGCTGACATTTTCAGTTCGGGAGATTTTATTGATGTAACAGCTACTTCTAAAGGTAAGGGTTACCAAGGACCAATTAAGCGTCATGGTTTCTCAAGAGGACCTATGTCACATGGTTCTAAGTACCACCGCGGAGTAGGTTCATTAGGAGCTTCAGCTGGAATTAGTCATGTTATGAAGGGTAAAAAGATGGCTGGCCGCATGGGCGGAGAGCGTATCACTACTCAAAACTTAACTATCGTTCGTGTTGATATCGATAAAAACCTTATCTTAGTTAAAGGGGCAGTTCCGGGTCCACGCGGTGCTAAGGTATGCATCCGTAACGCGGTTAAAAGCCTTGTTTAA
- a CDS encoding YafY family protein encodes MKIDRLLGILMQLINKKKITAKQLADYYEVSVRTIHRDMETLNMAGIPLYGDVGKNGGYALLDNYRLDKSFLSKNEANILIKFLEDLSNIGASKEISSIYNKIQLTNSIEDDEKLVIQLNPLISDEFFKENLKCLSSARDSLNKVHIKYYDVNFKETHRIINPYTLLMTTTKWYVYAYCELRKDFRLFKLNRIISVEVLKEKFNKIELPEVKPWQTSGEGNSDLESIILKVDINLLGRVAEIFKYHTCDIREDYILININAKLDEWLFATILSLTPYVEIIEPSHLKIEYKDRLNKGLSKNC; translated from the coding sequence ATGAAAATAGATAGACTTCTAGGAATTCTTATGCAACTAATAAACAAAAAAAAGATTACTGCTAAACAATTGGCAGATTATTATGAGGTATCTGTAAGAACTATTCATAGAGATATGGAGACACTTAATATGGCTGGAATTCCGCTGTACGGTGATGTTGGAAAAAATGGTGGTTATGCACTGCTTGATAACTATAGACTTGATAAAAGCTTTCTCAGCAAAAATGAAGCAAATATACTTATAAAATTCTTAGAAGACCTCAGTAACATTGGTGCATCAAAAGAAATCAGTTCTATTTACAATAAAATCCAACTTACAAATAGTATTGAAGACGATGAAAAGCTGGTTATTCAATTAAACCCCTTAATCAGTGATGAGTTCTTTAAAGAAAACCTTAAATGCCTGTCTTCAGCTAGGGATTCATTGAATAAGGTACACATTAAATACTATGATGTTAATTTTAAGGAGACTCATAGAATAATTAATCCATACACACTGCTTATGACTACTACAAAATGGTATGTATACGCGTATTGTGAACTACGAAAAGACTTTAGATTATTTAAGCTCAATAGAATTATCTCAGTTGAAGTCTTGAAAGAGAAATTTAATAAAATTGAACTGCCTGAGGTGAAACCTTGGCAGACAAGTGGTGAAGGAAATAGTGATTTAGAAAGCATCATTCTAAAGGTTGACATAAACCTGCTTGGTAGGGTTGCTGAAATATTCAAATACCATACCTGTGATATACGAGAGGACTATATACTAATAAACATAAATGCAAAACTGGATGAATGGTTATTTGCAACTATACTTTCACTAACCCCATATGTTGAGATAATAGAGCCATCTCACCTTAAAATAGAATATAAAGATAGACTAAATAAGGGACTAAGTAAAAACTGTTAA
- a CDS encoding effector binding domain-containing protein, with protein sequence MNYTIGEKKGFMLVGMKYYGNNSNEIGKLWDNFVARIGEIRNRVDVDIHYGYDTWTAEINTNGKFTYYAAVKVADDSCVPAGMDLIKIPANKYAIFKIENYNEYPNYDNIVQHIYKEVLPKEGLIISSNYDFEETGKKDMYFHVPIK encoded by the coding sequence ATGAACTATACAATTGGAGAGAAAAAGGGTTTTATGTTAGTTGGTATGAAGTACTACGGGAATAACTCAAATGAAATAGGAAAACTTTGGGATAACTTCGTAGCCAGAATTGGAGAAATAAGAAATAGAGTTGATGTGGATATTCACTATGGATATGATACTTGGACAGCAGAGATAAATACCAATGGCAAGTTTACCTATTATGCAGCAGTTAAAGTGGCAGATGATTCATGCGTTCCGGCTGGAATGGATCTAATAAAAATCCCTGCTAATAAATATGCAATATTCAAAATTGAGAACTATAATGAGTATCCTAATTACGATAATATAGTTCAACATATATATAAAGAAGTTCTACCTAAAGAAGGATTAATAATTAGTAGTAATTATGATTTTGAAGAGACCGGTAAAAAAGACATGTATTTTCATGTGCCTATTAAATAA
- the tuf gene encoding elongation factor Tu: protein MAKQKFERNKPHVNIGTIGHIDHGKTTLTAAITKVLAAAGTSEEVKFEDIDKAPEERERGITINTAHVEYETADRHYAHVDCPGHADYVKNMITGAAQMDGAILVVSAADGPMPQTREHILLSHQVNVPYIVVFMNKADMVDDEELIELVEMEVRELLDQYKFPGDDTPFVAGSALKALECGCGSRDCEWCGQILKLMDEVDAYIPLPERAVDKPFLMPIEDVFSITGRGTVATGRIERGIVHVGDEVEIVGMMDQPRKTTCTGVEMFRKLMDEGMAGDNVGCLLRGIGRTEIERGQVLAKPGSINPHTHFNGEVYVLKKEEGGRHKPFFAGYRPQFFFSTTDVTGIIELPEGVEMVMPGDNVQMTIKLITPIAIEQGTSFAIREGGRTVGAGIVTSIIE, encoded by the coding sequence ATGGCTAAACAGAAGTTTGAACGTAATAAACCACACGTTAATATCGGAACAATTGGTCACATTGACCACGGTAAAACAACTTTAACAGCTGCAATTACAAAAGTTTTAGCAGCAGCTGGAACTTCAGAAGAAGTTAAATTTGAAGATATCGATAAGGCTCCAGAAGAGAGAGAACGCGGTATTACAATTAACACAGCTCACGTTGAATATGAAACAGCTGACAGGCATTACGCCCACGTAGACTGCCCAGGCCATGCTGACTATGTTAAAAACATGATCACAGGTGCAGCCCAAATGGATGGAGCTATTTTAGTAGTATCAGCTGCTGATGGCCCAATGCCTCAAACACGTGAGCACATTCTTTTAAGTCACCAAGTAAACGTACCTTATATCGTAGTATTTATGAATAAGGCAGACATGGTAGATGATGAAGAGCTTATTGAATTAGTAGAAATGGAAGTACGTGAATTATTAGACCAATACAAATTCCCAGGAGATGACACTCCATTCGTAGCAGGATCAGCCTTAAAGGCTTTAGAATGTGGTTGTGGAAGTCGTGACTGTGAGTGGTGTGGTCAAATTCTAAAATTAATGGATGAAGTAGATGCCTACATTCCATTGCCAGAGCGTGCTGTAGATAAGCCATTCTTAATGCCAATTGAGGATGTATTCTCAATTACAGGTCGTGGTACAGTAGCTACAGGCAGAATCGAACGTGGAATTGTTCACGTAGGTGATGAAGTAGAAATCGTAGGTATGATGGATCAGCCTCGCAAAACAACCTGTACAGGTGTTGAAATGTTCCGTAAATTAATGGACGAAGGTATGGCTGGAGACAACGTAGGTTGTTTATTACGTGGTATTGGTCGTACTGAGATTGAGCGTGGTCAAGTATTAGCTAAACCAGGTAGTATTAATCCTCATACTCATTTTAACGGAGAGGTATACGTATTAAAAAAAGAAGAGGGCGGACGTCATAAGCCATTCTTCGCAGGATACCGTCCACAGTTTTTCTTTAGTACAACAGACGTTACAGGTATTATTGAATTGCCAGAAGGCGTAGAAATGGTTATGCCTGGAGATAACGTACAAATGACAATTAAATTAATCACACCAATCGCTATTGAGCAAGGTACAAGTTTTGCTATCCGTGAGGGTGGAAGAACTGTTGGTGCTGGAATTGTTACTTCTATTATTGAGTAG